The region GAGGCCGTCGGGCAGGGGAGGCGCGCCTCGTCGGCGGCGCCGTAGAGCGCGAGGCCGTCGAGCAGGTGCAGGTGCGGGTCGTCGGATCGCCGCTCCACCACCTCCGCGAGCGCCTCCCGGACCACCTCGAGAGTGAGGCGCCCGAGCGCGGTGTCACCGGGAGTCCCGGAGGCGAGGAAGCGCACCTCGCCCGCGGCCAGGGCCGCCGGGTCGATGGTCCCGGGCCCCGGCGTGCGCTCGTGGATCTCGCAGTGCAGCGGTCTGATCAGGAGGATCGGCGTGGTCGGGTGGCCCTCGCGCACCGTGTCGAGGAACCCGTGCACGGCCGAGACGAAGGTGCGCCGCCGCATGCCGTCGAGGTTCACGACGTTGATGCCGAGCGCGAGGCTGATGACGTCGGCGGGGGAGTCGCGGACCACGCGCGCCAGGAACGGGTCGACCAGCGCGCTCCCGCCCAGCCCGAGGTTGCGCAGCCGCATCCCCAGGGCGCCCGCGGCGCGGATCGGCCAGACGTCGAGGGGGCCCGTGGCGTTCGACCCCTGGCTGATCGAGCTGCCGTGGTGCACCCACCGCGGCCCGTCGGACGGCGCCGGCTCCACGGGCGCGTCGGCGGTGAGGTCCACGAGCTCGACCGCCTCCTGGTGCGGCAACCAGATCTCGACGACGTGCGCGCCGCCGTAGGGCCCGCCGGTCGCCGGGGCGCCCGGCAGGTCCACGCGCGTGACGTGGTCCTCGCCCTCGTCCCGCGACGCGCCGCCGGTCGCGAGGTCGATCGCGGTGGTGCTCCCACCGGTCAGCTCCTCCTCGCGCACGACCACGCCGTCGACCACGACGGCGATCCGGCCCCGCGGCCGCGGCACGCCCGCGAACACCGTGCGGGAGGGGTGGGTCGTGAGCTCCAGCCACGTGGCGTGCGTGCGCAGCCGGAGGTGCACACCCGAGGTCTGGCTCTCGGCCATCAGGAGCTGCGGGTCCGGCACCTGTGTCCGCGCCCGGGCGGGGAGGCGGTGGGGGACGGCGCCGCGCCGCCCCGGCTCGAGCTCCGCGACCCCGACCACCAGTGGTGTGAACAGTTCCAATGCGCCCATGCCCGCAGCCTACGCCCCGTAGGAACCGACGGCACCAGGGCGAGCGCCCACCCGCCGCGCGGTAGCGTGGGCGGCGGCACCGGGGCACCCTCGGAATGCCGTGAACCCCTGGCAACCCGGCAGCGAGGCGGAGGAGCGACGTGCCCGCAGCGGCGACGATCTACGAGGTGGCGACCCGGGCGGGCGTCAGCATCTCGACCGTCTCGCTCGCGATCAACCACCCGGGCCGGGTCAGCGAGAGTACGCGCCGCCGCGTGCTCGCCGCCGCCGACGAGCTCGGCTTCGTCCCCAAGGAGCGCGCGATCGCGCGAGCCCGCGCCGGGGTGGGCCGCATCGCCGTCGTGGCCCCCTTCACCTCCTACCCGAGCTTCGCGCAGCGCCTCGCGGGCGTGATGACCGAGCTCGGCCGCGACGGCACGCAGCTGGTCGTGCACGACCACGAGGACGTCGCCACGTCGGACTCGCCGCTGCTGGCCACGCTGCCGGTCCGCGGGCACGTCGACGGCGTGATCGTCATGGGCATCCCGGTCCAGGAGGCGGTCGGGCGGCGACTCGCCGAGCGCCTGCCGACGGTGCTCGTCGACCAGCACCACGACCTGCTGTCCAGCGTGTGGGTCGACGACTTCGCCGGCGGGCAGCTCGTCGGCGCCCGCCTGCTGGCCGACGGTCACCGCCGCGTGCTGTTCGCGCGCGAGACCGAGACGTCCTACCTCAGCGACTCGCCCGCGCAGCAGCGCGTTGACGGCCTGCGGTCGGTCCTCGGGCCGGGCGCCGTGCGGGAGGTCACCGTCAGCAGGTCGCCGCGCGCGGGGCAGGAGGTGCTCGAGGCGCTGCGCGCCGCGCCCGACGGCGAGCGCCCCACCGCCGTCTTCGCCTACCGCGACCTCGTGGCGCTCGGCGTCGTGCACGCGGCGCGCGCCGCCGGCGTCGACGTCCCCGGTGAGCTCTCGGTGGTCGGGTACGACGACGACGACGCGGCGGCCGCGCTCGACCTGTCCACGGTCGCGAGCCCGCTGCGCGAGAGCGGGGCCACCGCGCTCCGGGTGCTCCGGGAGGTCCTGGCCGACCCCCGCCGCGCGCCGAGCCGCACCGAGCTCGCGCTCCTGTACCGGGCGCGCGGGACGACCGGGCCCGCGCCGGACCGGGTCTGAGACCACCGGGCCTGAGACGACCGGGTCCGAGTCGACCTCAGCCCACGAGATCTCAGCCCACGAGGTCTCTGAGCACCGCCACCACCTCGCGGTGCCACAGGCGCGCCCCGCGCCACCCGCGCAGCAGCGCCTGCGACGCGTGCACCTCACCCAGGTGGCGCGTCGCGGTGACCTCGGTCCCGGCCGCACGCAGCCGCCGGACGAGCTCCTCGCCGCCCGCCCGCAGCGGGTCGAGCTCGGCCGTCATCACGTGGGTGGGCGGCAGCCCGGCCAGGTCGCCCCGCAGGGGTGAGACCTCGGCGGTGAGCGCCTCGTCGGGCGTCGCGTACCCCTCCCGGATCGTCTCGAGGTCGCCGAGCCCGTTCAGCGCCGCGTGCTCGTCGAGCCACGGCGCACCGGGGGAGAGGTCGACGACCGGCACCTCCAGCAGCTGCCCGCGCACGGCGACGCCGTGGTCGCGGGCCCAGGCGCACAGACCGGCGGCGAGCGCGCCGCCCGCCGAGACGCCGCCGACGACGATCCGGTCCGGGTCGATCGCGAGGTCGCGGGCCCGCTCCACCAGCCACCGCAGCGCGTCGCGTGCGTCGAGGGTGGCGGCCGGGTGCGGGTTCTCCGGTGCGAGCGCGTAGTCGACGCACACCACCGCGACCCCCGCGTCGACCGCCCGCGCGCTGCAGAAGGCCACGTTCACCAGCTCGTCGGGGTGCCCGAACCGGAACGCGCCGCCGTGCAGCACCAGGTAGGCGGGTACGACGTCGGCGCCACGACCGGGAGGCCGGTAGACGTCGATCCTCAGGAGACCGCGGTCGGTGGGCACCTCGTGGGTCGTGCGCCGAGCCGCGGGCGGCGCGACGCCGAACTCCGTGAACAGCGCGTCGCTCACCCAGCGCGCGTGCTCCCGCTCGTCGGGCGGCGCCTCCGGCGAGGCGGCGAGCTCGGCCGAGCGGGTCAGCCACGCCTCGATCACCGGGTGCAGCGTGGGTGCCGACGGCGGCGGCGCAGGCGATGGCACGTGAACTCAGCTCCCTCCGGCGCGGACGCCGTCCCCGGCACCGTCTGGTGCCTCTGACATGACAGCGCGCGTCTGCTACGTTGTCAACTGCTTGCTCGAAGCACTTCGACACTTATCCACTTCGGACGACCGCCACCGCTGGACAGTCGCAGGAGACTCCATGCCACCAGACACCGAGCCGCTCCACCCCGTCATCCGAGAGGCCGAGGCGGCGATGCGCGCCGTCATGAGCGCCACGGTCGTCACCACGCCGCAGGAGCAGCGCACCCTCGCGCTGCGCATCGACCGCGAGGTGGTCGCGCCGCTGGTGGCGGATCCGCCCACCGACGTCGACGTCGAGGACGTCACCGTCGCGGTCCCGGGGCGCGGTGACGTGCGCTGCCGGGTCTACCGTCCGCGCGGCGTGCGGGCGGTCGGCGGTCACCTGTTCCTGTTCGGCGGTGCGTTCCGGCAGGGCGGGATCGACTTCCCGAGCGTCGACGCGCTGCTGCGCACGCGCGCCGTGCGGGCCCGCACCGTCGTCGTCGCCCCGGACTACGCCCTGGCGCCCGAGCACCCCTACCCGGCCGCGCTGGAGCAGGTCGTGGCGGTCCACCGGTGGCTCGCGGCGGCGGCCGACGAGCTCGGCTTCCCTCCCGGGTCGGTCACGGTCGGCGGGATGTCCGCGGGCGGCAACCTGGCGGCGGCGCTCGCGCTCGTCAACCGCGACGGCGACCGGCTGCCCCTGCGCCGCCAGGTCCTCGAGGTGCCGGTGACCGACCTGACCGGCGGCCACCTGAGCGTGGACGTCGCGCCGTCGCTCGGGATGCCGCGGGAGGCGGTCGTCCCGATGATGCAGGAGCTCGCCGCGAACTACCTCGCCAGCGCGAGCCCGACGGCGCCCACGGCCTCCCCGCTGCTCGCCCGGGACCTGTCGGGCCTCCCGCCCGCCGACGTCCTGGTGGCCGAGCTCGACGTCTTCCGGGGCGACGGCGAGGCGTACGTCGCCGAGCTGCAGCGTCACGGCACGCCGGCCACGCTGCACGCGTTCGCCGGGATGACCCACGGGAGCCTGGCCTTCACGCGCGAGGTTCCCGGTGCGCGAGAGTGGGAGGACCGGGTCGTGGCCCTGCTCGACCCCGACCGCGAGGAGGACGTGCCGTGACCCGGGTGCGGACGCGCAGCGGAACCGTGCGCGGAGCGGTGGTCGACGGCGTCCACCTGTTTCGCGGCATCCCCTACGCCGCCCCGCCCTTCGGCCCCCGGCGGTACGCGGCGCCGGTGGCGCCGGAGCCGTGGAGCGGCGTGCGGGAGGCGACGACGGCGGGTGTCGCGCCACCCCAGCCGAGCCCGTCGCCGCAGGACTCGTGGGCGCCTCTGTACGCGCCGTCGCGCACCGGCGAGGACTGCCTGACGCTCGACGTCGCGACGCCGGAGCCGGGATCCGCAGCGCTCCCCGTGGTCGTCCACATCCACGGCGGGGGCTACGTGACCGGCGCCGGATCCCTTCCGCTCTTCTCCGGCGTCCCGTGGGCGCGCAGCGGCGTCGTGCACGTCAGCATCAACTACCGGCTCGGGCTCGAGGGGTTCCTCCACCTCGAGGACGCGCCGGACAACCTCGGGCTGCGCGACCAGGTCGCCGCCCTGACCTGGGTGCGGGAGGACGTCGCCGCCTTCGGCGGCGATCCGGACCGGGTCACGGTGATGGGGCAGTCCGGGGGCGGTGTGAGTGTGCTGACGCAGCTCGCGCTCCCGGCCTCGGCGGACCTGCTGCACCGCGGCATCGCGATGAGCGGATCGACGATCGCCTCGATCGACCCGGACGCCGCGGCGGGCCAGACGCGAGCCGTCGCCCGGCTGCTCCGCGTCCCCGCCACGGTGGAGGGCTTCCGCGGGGTGTCCGTCGACCGCACGGTCGCGGCGGCGCAGAAGCTGTCCTCGCGATTCGCGCTGGGGCTGCTCCGCGGGCGCTCGGAGTCGCTGATGATCACGCCCTACCGGGCGGTGCACGGGACCGACCTCCTGCCGCTGCCCGTGCGGGAGGCGGTCGGTGCCTCCACCGTGCCGCTCCTGGCCGGCACGGTCCAGCACGAGACGGCGGGCTTCGTCGAGGGGCTCGCGGGGGTGCCGGTTCTCGGGTCTCTCGCGCGGCGGGGTCTGCGGCACGCCCTGTCGCTCGACGGCGCGGCGCGTCGTGCGTGGTCGACGGGACCGCGCCGCCTGACGGACCCGCTGGAGCAGATCGAGGCCGCCTGGACCGAGCACGCCTTCCGCGGACCGACCCGCGAGGCGGTCGAGCGGCGGCCGGGGCCGTCGTGGCTCTACGAGTTCCGCTGGCGCGCGCGGGAGCCGATGGGCGCCGCGCACGGGATCGAGCTGCCCTTCAGCGGCGACGTGCTCGGCGTCGTCGACGACCTGACCGACGACGCCCGCGAGCACCTGCAGGGTGCGCCGCAGCACCTCGCCGACGACGTCCACGGATCGTTCGTCGAGTTCATCCACGGCAACGACCCGGGGTGGCCGCGGTTCGACGCACCGCACCGGTGGACGAGAGTCTGGGACGAGTCCGGTCGGCCGGGACTGCTGGGCGACGTGCCGGCCTGACGTCGAACGGACCGTACGACGTGCGCGACCGCCCCGCTCGGGTCCGGTCGACCCACTAGCATGGCTCCGGCCGGCCAGGGCGGTCGGTCGGAGCGGAGAAGGACGTGCGGACGCCATCGGCCCCGGGGGCCACCCAGCGACTCCGGGCGCCGACGATGGCCGACGTCGCCGCCGAGGCGGGAGTGTCGCCGCAGACGGTTTCGCGCGTGCTTCGCGGTCACCCGAACGTCTCCGACGTGACCCGTCTCCTCGTGGAGGGCGCGGTCGCCAAGACGGGTTACCGCCGCACGGGCCTTGCCCGCGCGCTCGTCACGGGCCGCAGCATGACGCTCGGCGTCATGACTCACGAGTCGGTGCACCACTCGGCTGCCGCGCTCATGCTCGGCATCACGCGCGCCGCTCGCGAGCGGGGGTACTTCGTCAGCGCCGCCGGAACCACCTCGGTCGCCCCTGCGGCCGTCTCCGCCGGGATCGAGCACCTCCGCGACCAGGGGGTCGACGGGCTCGTCGTCGCCCTGCCCGTCTGGGACGAGGAGGCTCTCGAGAAGGCCACCCTCCGTCTGCCCACCGTGACCATCGACGGGTCGAGCCCGTCCGCCGTCGGGACCATCAACGCCGACCAGGAGGAGGCCGGGCGCATCGCGACCCGCCACCTCCTCGAGATCGGTCACGAGACGGTCTGGCACGTCGCGGGGCCGACGGCCTGGAAGGACGCCTCGGGTCGCTCGACGGGGTGGGAGAAGGAGCTCGTCGCCGCCGGACGCTCGGTGCCACCCGTCCTCTACGGCGACTGGACCGCCGAGTCGGGCTACCGCAACGGGTTGATCCTCGCGCGCATGCCCGATGCCACCGCCGTCTTCGTCTCCTCCGACGAGATGGCTCTGGGGCTCGTCAGCGCGCTCGTCGAGCACGGTCGACGCGTCCCCGAGGACATCTCGGTGGTGGGGATGGACGACATCCCGCTGGCACGTTTCGGCGTCCCGCCGCTGACCACGATGCGGCAGCCGTTCGAGGAGATGGGTCGGGACGCCGTCCGCCTCGTCCTCGACGCGGTCGAGCGCCCCGACGTCGAGCGGCAGCACCTGCTCGTGGAACCCGAGCTCGTGGTGCGGCGCAGCACCGGCCCCGCCGCGGGCTGAAGGCCGGCCCCGACGCTCAGAACTCCTCGATGTAGCTCTCCTCCGGTCCGAGCGACGGCCTGGCGCGCAGCTCGACCGCAGAGCCCCGGCGCTCCAGCTCGAGCACCGTGATGACGTTCTCGCCCCGGTGCAGCAGTGGAGCGGGGACGTACAGAGTCTCCTGCGGCCCCACCTCCCAGTAGCGCCCGAGGAGGAAGTCGTTGACCCACACCAGTCCGCGTTCGAACCCTGGGAGTGCGAGGTGCGTGTCGGCCACCTCGGTGAGGGTCGGCGTCGCGAAGGCGACCCCGGCGCCGTCGAGCTCGACGGCGGGCGACCCGGACTCCCCGGGCGACCGCTCGCGCAGACGGGTGAGGTCGTCCGGACCTGCGTCGGCGAGGTCGAGGGGACGGGCGCGCCAGCGCTGCACAGCCCGGCGTCCGAGCAGAGCCGGCGCGAGGAGCCCCTTGCGCTCCCCGAGCGACCAGCCGTAGTTGACGCGTCCGAGGTTCTCCACGATCACGTGCAGACGACCGGTTCCGCCCACGCCCCGCGGACCCAGATCGATCGACCCCGACTCCTGGACGGCACCGAGCCGACGACCGTCGAGACGCACCGTTGCGCGGTCGGCCACCTGCGGGAACGCGAGGGAGACGTCGTCACCCGGCAGCAGGACGTCGGCGTCGAGCAGGAGCATCCCCGCGTCGAGGGAGAGGTCCTCGAACGCGACGGTCGTGGCGACGTCGACAGCCGGGCCGGCGAGCAGGTCGAGAGCGTCGTCGAGGTTGCGGCCCGGGGTCGTCGGGAGCGTGCGCGCCGCGAGGGTGCGGGGCTGCTGCGACACGATCGGGGCCGACGCGCCCAGCGCCTCCCGCATCGCGAAGAACTTCTCGGTGAGCGTGCCGTCCTCCGCGATCGGCGCGTCGGAGTCGTAGCTCGTCACGGTGCTGAGGAGCTCGCCGTCCTCCCGGTTCGCCCCCGCCCACAGGCCGAAGTTCGTGCCACCGTGAGCCATGTAGAGGCACACGCTCCCCCGTCATCCACGATCTCCGCCAGGGTCTCGGCCGCGCTCGCGGGTGAACGCACGTGGTGCGGGCGGCCCCAGTGGTCGAACCAACCGTTCCAGAACTCGGCGACGAGGAAGGGCTCGTCCGCGCGGCGCGCGCGTACGAGGCGGCGTGCCGCACCAGCACGCGATCCGAGGGTCAGAGCGGTGAGGACGCCGTCCACTGCCCCCGCGTCGAGCATCAGCTCGGTCCCGCCGTCAGCCGTGAAGAGCAGCTCGGTGATCCCGTTCTCGCGCAGCAGCTCCGCGAGAGCCACCGGATAGCGCCGGTCGTCACCGAAGCTGCCGAACTCGTTCTCCACCTGGACGGCGACGATCGGACCGCCGCGGTTGGCCTGCAGCGCGGCGAGTCGCGGGACCAGGTGCGAGAACCAGGCCCGCACCGGGGCGAGGAACGACTCCTCCGGAGTTCGGAGCGGGAGCCCACGACCTGTCAACCAGGCCGGCAGGCCCCCGTTGGACCACTCGGCGCAGATGTACGGACCGGGGCGCACCGTGACGTCGAGACCGAGATCGCCCGCGATCCGTACGAACCGCTCGACGTCGCGCCACCCCGTGAAGTCGGGTGCTCGGTCCTCGTGGGGCTGGTGGAAGTTCCACGGGATGTAGGTGTCCACCGTGTTCAGACCCAGGTCCTTGACGCGTTGCAGACGGTCGCGCCACTGGTCGGGGTGCACCCGGAAGTAGTGCACCGATCCCGACAGGATCTGGACCTCCTCGCCGTCGCGGTGGAACCGGTTCGCCGACCACGTCAGGGTGGGCGAGGGTGCGGACAGGGTCCGAGCAGGACCGGGACCGGGGTCGGTGCGGACCGGCTGTCCGGCGTGCGTCGTCGTCATCGTGTGCGCCTTCGTGGGTGATGGGTGGGGCCATCGTGGCACACGGGTGATATCGATGCCATCACCACGACGGCGGC is a window of Litorihabitans aurantiacus DNA encoding:
- a CDS encoding LacI family DNA-binding transcriptional regulator → MADVAAEAGVSPQTVSRVLRGHPNVSDVTRLLVEGAVAKTGYRRTGLARALVTGRSMTLGVMTHESVHHSAAALMLGITRAARERGYFVSAAGTTSVAPAAVSAGIEHLRDQGVDGLVVALPVWDEEALEKATLRLPTVTIDGSSPSAVGTINADQEEAGRIATRHLLEIGHETVWHVAGPTAWKDASGRSTGWEKELVAAGRSVPPVLYGDWTAESGYRNGLILARMPDATAVFVSSDEMALGLVSALVEHGRRVPEDISVVGMDDIPLARFGVPPLTTMRQPFEEMGRDAVRLVLDAVERPDVERQHLLVEPELVVRRSTGPAAG
- a CDS encoding LacI family DNA-binding transcriptional regulator; its protein translation is MPAAATIYEVATRAGVSISTVSLAINHPGRVSESTRRRVLAAADELGFVPKERAIARARAGVGRIAVVAPFTSYPSFAQRLAGVMTELGRDGTQLVVHDHEDVATSDSPLLATLPVRGHVDGVIVMGIPVQEAVGRRLAERLPTVLVDQHHDLLSSVWVDDFAGGQLVGARLLADGHRRVLFARETETSYLSDSPAQQRVDGLRSVLGPGAVREVTVSRSPRAGQEVLEALRAAPDGERPTAVFAYRDLVALGVVHAARAAGVDVPGELSVVGYDDDDAAAALDLSTVASPLRESGATALRVLREVLADPRRAPSRTELALLYRARGTTGPAPDRV
- a CDS encoding carboxylesterase/lipase family protein; translated protein: MTRVRTRSGTVRGAVVDGVHLFRGIPYAAPPFGPRRYAAPVAPEPWSGVREATTAGVAPPQPSPSPQDSWAPLYAPSRTGEDCLTLDVATPEPGSAALPVVVHIHGGGYVTGAGSLPLFSGVPWARSGVVHVSINYRLGLEGFLHLEDAPDNLGLRDQVAALTWVREDVAAFGGDPDRVTVMGQSGGGVSVLTQLALPASADLLHRGIAMSGSTIASIDPDAAAGQTRAVARLLRVPATVEGFRGVSVDRTVAAAQKLSSRFALGLLRGRSESLMITPYRAVHGTDLLPLPVREAVGASTVPLLAGTVQHETAGFVEGLAGVPVLGSLARRGLRHALSLDGAARRAWSTGPRRLTDPLEQIEAAWTEHAFRGPTREAVERRPGPSWLYEFRWRAREPMGAAHGIELPFSGDVLGVVDDLTDDAREHLQGAPQHLADDVHGSFVEFIHGNDPGWPRFDAPHRWTRVWDESGRPGLLGDVPA
- a CDS encoding alpha/beta hydrolase, which codes for MIEAWLTRSAELAASPEAPPDEREHARWVSDALFTEFGVAPPAARRTTHEVPTDRGLLRIDVYRPPGRGADVVPAYLVLHGGAFRFGHPDELVNVAFCSARAVDAGVAVVCVDYALAPENPHPAATLDARDALRWLVERARDLAIDPDRIVVGGVSAGGALAAGLCAWARDHGVAVRGQLLEVPVVDLSPGAPWLDEHAALNGLGDLETIREGYATPDEALTAEVSPLRGDLAGLPPTHVMTAELDPLRAGGEELVRRLRAAGTEVTATRHLGEVHASQALLRGWRGARLWHREVVAVLRDLVG
- a CDS encoding alpha/beta hydrolase, encoding MPPDTEPLHPVIREAEAAMRAVMSATVVTTPQEQRTLALRIDREVVAPLVADPPTDVDVEDVTVAVPGRGDVRCRVYRPRGVRAVGGHLFLFGGAFRQGGIDFPSVDALLRTRAVRARTVVVAPDYALAPEHPYPAALEQVVAVHRWLAAAADELGFPPGSVTVGGMSAGGNLAAALALVNRDGDRLPLRRQVLEVPVTDLTGGHLSVDVAPSLGMPREAVVPMMQELAANYLASASPTAPTASPLLARDLSGLPPADVLVAELDVFRGDGEAYVAELQRHGTPATLHAFAGMTHGSLAFTREVPGAREWEDRVVALLDPDREEDVP
- a CDS encoding beta galactosidase jelly roll domain-containing protein, which translates into the protein MREALGASAPIVSQQPRTLAARTLPTTPGRNLDDALDLLAGPAVDVATTVAFEDLSLDAGMLLLDADVLLPGDDVSLAFPQVADRATVRLDGRRLGAVQESGSIDLGPRGVGGTGRLHVIVENLGRVNYGWSLGERKGLLAPALLGRRAVQRWRARPLDLADAGPDDLTRLRERSPGESGSPAVELDGAGVAFATPTLTEVADTHLALPGFERGLVWVNDFLLGRYWEVGPQETLYVPAPLLHRGENVITVLELERRGSAVELRARPSLGPEESYIEEF